Proteins encoded in a region of the Podospora pseudopauciseta strain CBS 411.78 chromosome 6, whole genome shotgun sequence genome:
- a CDS encoding hypothetical protein (COG:Q; EggNog:ENOG503P0NF): MLVGLYTPELPREKQRLSLDILSEAGLPVVSFSHTRSNIRMSTSNGILDSLVAFRYGSLPTLDSRVLARLAVTVLVAPIVTLLLWFTFSWATSPLRGYPGPFLSGYTNIWRLYHVRTGKYELTMKRLHDRYGPVVRIGPNLLDLDYPELSKVLYGTDGKWRKTEFYHNNSALVNGKITYHIFSTTDQTEHAQMKRPIVKHYSLGSVLALESHMDNVLGELMQQLDNRFAQGGQGTCDLGEWVAFYAWDLITSVTFSKPFGYMTQGHDFDSSIATADKSLDYFASVGQIPWLDFLLDKNPILRIGPPNLSNVTNIAMTSLIARMQGQDKNFNPKVPDYLQHFIDSKNNHPDTVHDGMVFGYLLVNLIAGADTTAITIRAIFYYVLKNPAVYARLVGEVRSAGIENSNAFPYFQARQLPYLEAVVREALRVHPAVAMPLERYVPAEGFTLPNGDFVPGGVAVGINPYIGNRNKTVWGSDADEFRPERWLRDVKGGETDEEYKKRMQKWNACDLSFGAGSRICLGRNLALVETYKLVATVLNRYEVTLADREREWETVNSWFWRQKGVEVRLRGRV, from the exons ATGCTCGTAGGGCTTTATACCCCGGAACTGCCTCGTGAAAAGCAACGTTTGTCCTTGGATATTCTTTCCGAAGCTGGGCTGCCTGTTGTATCTTTTTCTCACACACGCAGCAACATCAGGATGTCGACATCAAACGGAATCCTCGATTCACTCGTTGCTTTCCGCTACGGGAGTCTGCCCACTTTAGACAGTCGTGTACTGGCCAGACTGGCTGTGACTGTGCTTGTTGCTCCCATTGTCACTTTGCTTCTTTGGTTCACATTTTCATGGGCTACATCTCCATTGCGTGGGTATCCAggccccttcctctccg GATACACAAACATCTGGCGTCTTTACCATGTGAGAACCGGCAAGTATGAGTTGACCATGAAGAGGCTTCACGACAGGTATGGACCAGTGGTGCGCATTGGTCCCAACTTACTGGATCTCGATTACCCTGAGTTATCCAAAGTGTTGTATGGCACTGATGGAAAATGGCGCAAG ACCGAGTTCTACCACAATAACAGTGCCCTCGTCAATGGGAAAATTACCTACC ATATTTTCAGCACCACCGATCAGACTGAGCACGCTCAAATGAAGCGTCCGATTGTCAAGCATTACTCTCTCGGCAGTGTACTGGCCCTCGAGTCACACATGGACAACGTTCTCGGAGAGCTCATGCAACAGCTCGACAATCGTTTTGCCCAAGGCGGTCAGGGGACCTGTGATTTGGGAGAATGGGTTGCATTCT ATGCCTGGGACCTCATCACCTCGGTCACCTTCTCCAAACCCTTCGGCTACATGACCCAAGGTCACGACTTTGACAGCTCCATCGCCACAGCCGACAAATCCCTCGACTACTTCGCCTCCGTCGGCCAGATCCCTTGGCTGgacttcctcctcgacaagaaccccatcctccgcatcggtccccccaacctcagcaACGTCACCAACATCGCCATGACCTCTCTCATCGCCCGCATGCAAGGTCAAGACAAGAACTTCAACCCTAAGGTCCCCGACTATCTCCAACACTTTATCGATTCCAAGAATAACCATCCCGACACCGTCCACGACGGCATGGTGTTTGGGTATTTGCTCGTCAACCTCATCGCGGGAGCAGACACGACAGCCATCACTATCCGAGCCATCTTTTATTACGTCTTGAAGAACCCAGCCGTCTATGCCCGTCTGGTAGGGGAGGTTCGTTCAGCGGGGATTGAAAACTCCAACGCCTTTCCTTACTTTCAAGCTCGCCAGCTGCCCTACCTCGAGGCTGTGGTCAGGGAGGCGCTCCGTGTTCATCCTGCTGTAGCTATGCCGCTTGAGCGTTATGTCCCTGCTGAGGGGTTCACCCTTCCCAACGGCGACTTTGTTCCTGGCGGGGTGGCCGTTGGTATCAATCCTTATATTGGCAACAGGAACAAGACTGTTTGGGGTTCTGATGCGGACGAGTTTAGGCCTGAGAGGTGGTTGCGGGATGTCAAAGGTGGGGAGACCGATGAGGAGTATAAAAAGAGAATGCAAAAGTGGAATGCCTGTGACTTGAGCTTTGGGGCTGGGTCGAGGATTTGTTTGGGGAGGAACTTGGCGTTGGTGGAAACGTATAAGCTTGTGGCCACGGTTTTGAATAGGTATGAGGTTACGCTGGCGGatcgggagagggagtgggagaCGGTGAATAGTTGGTTTTGGAGGcagaagggggtggaggttagACTCAGGGGTAGGGTTTAA